In Hyphomicrobiaceae bacterium, the following are encoded in one genomic region:
- a CDS encoding penicillin-binding protein 2, translating into MRRRVVITPNIAPRLPSEGRPRRPRIGNVLLALGMMMAFSAVATQLVSMGVRENAVRTTLALTEAVPTNFARPDIIDRNGRLLATDVEVPSLFVDPALVLDRDELVEKLSTVLPDIDARQLRNDLSDRSRRFLWIRRGLSPQIAQKVHDLGLPSLGFRKELRRAYPGGELAGHVLGGVNIDNKGVAGIEKWIDDSGAVEGVHTAEFSDHAPVRLSLDIGVQHSLEDELETAMGLYASHAAAGLVMDIRTGEVIASASLPRVDPLFPQTALDPKHIDRVMTGTYELGSVFKTLTVAMALDEGLATSATILDVRKPLTAGRFTISDFHTSDRPLSVEEIFTHSSNVGAAMLAVQAGPDRFMDFLRRAGITSPMKTEAGPLGLPQLPKRVDQIELMTMSYGHGIAVSPLQFASAAATVLNGGRKVTPRFLRFADPAAKPEIVTSELTSREIARLFRLNVLAPSGTGKRAEASGYRVGGKTGTAERADNGRYKDKAVISSFIGAFPMDQPQYLTFVLLFEPQANEESGGHRTASTNAAPTTARLVARIAPQLGVAPVAVSTTQ; encoded by the coding sequence ATGCGCCGGCGTGTCGTCATCACTCCGAATATTGCGCCGCGCCTTCCATCTGAGGGTCGGCCCCGCCGTCCGAGGATCGGCAACGTCCTGCTCGCCTTGGGCATGATGATGGCTTTCAGCGCGGTCGCCACACAGCTTGTTTCGATGGGCGTGCGTGAAAACGCCGTGCGCACTACACTAGCGTTGACCGAAGCAGTCCCGACGAATTTCGCGCGGCCAGACATCATCGATCGCAATGGACGTCTGCTCGCAACCGATGTTGAAGTCCCCTCGCTGTTCGTAGATCCCGCCCTCGTGCTCGATCGCGACGAACTTGTCGAGAAGCTTTCAACGGTGCTGCCTGATATCGATGCGCGCCAGTTGCGCAACGATCTGTCCGACCGGTCACGACGTTTTCTTTGGATTCGCCGCGGGCTGTCTCCACAGATCGCGCAGAAGGTCCACGATCTCGGGCTGCCAAGCCTAGGTTTTCGCAAAGAGTTGCGTCGCGCCTATCCGGGCGGCGAACTTGCCGGTCATGTGCTGGGTGGCGTCAACATCGACAACAAGGGTGTGGCGGGCATCGAAAAGTGGATCGATGATAGCGGTGCGGTTGAAGGCGTGCACACCGCGGAATTTTCCGACCATGCTCCGGTGCGCCTATCGCTCGATATCGGTGTGCAGCATTCATTGGAAGATGAGCTGGAAACTGCGATGGGGCTCTACGCGTCGCACGCTGCCGCCGGTCTCGTGATGGATATCCGAACGGGTGAGGTGATTGCCAGCGCATCGCTCCCGCGTGTCGATCCGCTGTTTCCTCAGACGGCGCTCGATCCAAAGCACATAGACCGGGTCATGACTGGGACCTATGAATTGGGTTCCGTATTCAAAACGCTCACCGTCGCCATGGCGCTTGATGAAGGTCTGGCGACATCGGCGACTATTCTCGATGTGCGCAAGCCGTTGACGGCAGGTCGATTTACAATCAGCGATTTCCATACCTCCGACAGGCCGTTGTCGGTGGAGGAGATCTTTACGCATTCCTCCAACGTCGGCGCGGCCATGTTGGCCGTGCAGGCTGGCCCAGATCGCTTCATGGACTTTCTTCGCCGTGCCGGCATCACAAGTCCCATGAAGACCGAGGCGGGGCCGCTCGGTCTGCCGCAACTTCCCAAGCGGGTCGATCAGATCGAGCTTATGACCATGAGCTATGGCCACGGCATCGCGGTTTCGCCGTTGCAATTCGCCTCTGCGGCAGCCACGGTTCTGAACGGGGGTAGAAAGGTCACTCCGCGCTTCCTGCGCTTTGCGGATCCGGCGGCGAAACCCGAGATTGTGACATCTGAGCTGACGAGCCGGGAGATAGCGCGTCTGTTTCGTTTGAATGTTTTGGCCCCCTCAGGCACAGGAAAGCGCGCCGAGGCGTCAGGATATCGTGTTGGCGGAAAAACAGGCACGGCTGAGCGCGCCGACAATGGCAGGTACAAGGACAAGGCCGTAATTTCGTCGTTCATCGGGGCGTTTCCGATGGACCAACCCCAATATCTGACGTTCGTTTTGCTGTTCGAGCCCCAGGCCAATGAGGAGAGCGGCGGGCATCGCACGGCGTCAACCAATGCAGCTCCCACGACGGCGCGGCTCGTGGCCAGGATTGCGCCGCAACTCGGTGTCGCCCCCGTTGCGGTTTCTACGACACAGTAG
- the aguB gene encoding N-carbamoylputrescine amidase, which translates to MKSRTLSVGAIQTAYGHDMKDNIARTEGFIREAAKSGAQVILPSELFQGIYFCTEQNPKWFETAYPADQHPCVLALKKLAKELKVVIPISIFEKDGPRYYNSVVIADADGEVLGLYRKSHIPDGPGYQEKYYFRPGDTGFKAWTTKYGRIGVGICWDQWYPECARAMALQGAEVLFYPTAIGSEPYDGALDTHGRWQRAMQGHAVSNAIPVVASNRIGLEDNAGAKQRFYGHSFIADHTGELVKIFGDKDEGVLVHTFNLTEIESYRADWGFFRDRRTDLYAKSII; encoded by the coding sequence ATGAAATCGCGCACATTGTCGGTCGGCGCAATCCAAACAGCGTACGGCCACGACATGAAGGACAACATCGCGCGCACCGAGGGCTTCATTCGTGAGGCCGCAAAGTCGGGTGCGCAGGTGATCCTCCCGTCAGAGCTGTTCCAGGGAATCTACTTCTGCACCGAGCAGAACCCCAAGTGGTTCGAGACGGCTTATCCAGCCGATCAGCATCCATGCGTGCTGGCGCTGAAGAAGCTCGCAAAGGAACTGAAGGTCGTTATCCCGATTTCGATCTTCGAGAAGGACGGCCCGCGCTATTACAACTCGGTCGTGATTGCCGACGCCGATGGCGAAGTTCTTGGGCTCTACCGTAAGAGCCACATTCCCGACGGCCCGGGGTATCAGGAAAAGTACTATTTCCGCCCTGGCGATACGGGCTTCAAGGCCTGGACGACAAAGTACGGGCGCATCGGCGTCGGGATCTGTTGGGATCAGTGGTATCCAGAGTGCGCACGCGCCATGGCGCTACAGGGCGCAGAGGTTCTTTTCTATCCTACGGCAATTGGCTCAGAGCCTTACGATGGCGCGCTCGATACGCACGGGCGGTGGCAACGCGCGATGCAAGGACACGCGGTCTCAAACGCCATTCCGGTGGTCGCGTCAAACCGCATAGGTCTTGAAGACAATGCTGGCGCCAAGCAACGCTTCTATGGCCATTCGTTCATCGCCGATCATACGGGTGAGCTAGTGAAGATCTTTGGCGATAAGGATGAAGGCGTCCTGGTGCACACCTTCAATCTGACGGAAATCGAGAGCTATCGCGCTGATTGGGGGTTTTTCCGTGATCGCCGTACGGATCTCTATGCCAAAAGCATCATCTAA
- a CDS encoding phosphoethanolamine--lipid A transferase, translating into MSTRRTPEAVSFALALFFVAVLNIPFWRLFFRVVKPHTPYEWGFTAALFIALLAVTYMIVLLLAVRPLLRPVVGLLLPITAAASYFMLEYGTIIDVHMVHNVFETNSAEAGDLVTGKFIAYVAGLGVLPAALLWMVPIDWPTMRDDFWRKLKAAVVALPLAAVVIFPFFPALISTFRENIALRLTLTPSNYISALNKYAKSMIKHAAKEIEPIGLDAARVPPPQPGAKRQLFVIVVGETARADNFALNGYERATNPELSKIPDLINFPKVSSCGTDTAQSVPCMFSGLGRDNFSNSAAASQQNLLDVLARVGFDVVWRENQAGCKGVCNRVTTEVLTGLKHPTFYAYSENHDEILIDGLAERIKGLKKDTVIVMHMMGSHGPAYWKRYPERFETFKPVCRESQFSRCTREEIVNAYDNTIVYSDHVLAELIGVLRAQADSVDAGMIYMSDHGESLGENNMYLHGMPYALAPEAQTHVPMVVWMSQGLRARTSTDQGCLLSHSSRNLSHDNLFHSVLGILDVKTNIYDSSLDLFAPCRPGTVFGQRGDAVHGSLNSRF; encoded by the coding sequence ATGTCAACGCGCCGCACACCGGAGGCCGTCAGTTTTGCACTCGCTCTATTTTTTGTGGCGGTGCTCAACATTCCATTCTGGCGATTGTTTTTTCGGGTTGTCAAACCGCACACCCCCTATGAGTGGGGCTTCACGGCTGCGCTGTTCATCGCGCTCTTGGCCGTGACCTACATGATCGTGCTGCTGCTTGCCGTGCGTCCGCTGCTGCGGCCGGTGGTCGGGCTGCTGCTGCCGATAACGGCGGCCGCGAGCTATTTCATGCTTGAGTACGGCACCATCATCGACGTCCATATGGTGCACAACGTTTTTGAGACCAACTCCGCCGAGGCAGGTGATCTCGTAACGGGGAAGTTCATTGCTTATGTCGCCGGACTAGGTGTGCTTCCTGCGGCATTGCTCTGGATGGTGCCGATCGATTGGCCAACCATGCGCGATGACTTTTGGCGCAAGCTGAAGGCGGCCGTTGTTGCGCTACCCCTGGCGGCCGTTGTGATCTTTCCCTTCTTTCCGGCGCTCATCTCGACGTTCCGCGAGAACATTGCCCTGCGGCTCACGCTGACGCCCTCCAACTATATTTCCGCGCTCAACAAGTACGCGAAGTCCATGATCAAGCATGCCGCAAAGGAGATTGAGCCAATCGGACTCGACGCGGCGCGCGTGCCGCCGCCCCAACCGGGCGCGAAGCGGCAGCTGTTCGTGATCGTCGTTGGCGAGACCGCACGCGCCGATAATTTTGCGCTGAACGGCTATGAGCGTGCGACTAATCCTGAACTTTCGAAGATCCCCGACCTGATCAATTTTCCCAAGGTGTCCTCGTGCGGCACCGACACGGCACAGTCTGTGCCATGCATGTTCTCCGGCCTGGGCCGCGATAACTTTTCAAACAGCGCGGCGGCGAGCCAGCAAAACCTGCTCGATGTTCTCGCCCGAGTCGGCTTTGACGTCGTGTGGAGAGAAAATCAGGCTGGGTGCAAAGGTGTTTGCAACCGCGTCACGACTGAAGTCTTGACGGGTCTCAAGCATCCTACCTTCTATGCCTACAGCGAGAACCACGACGAGATCCTCATCGACGGATTGGCAGAGCGGATCAAGGGTCTGAAGAAAGACACCGTGATCGTCATGCACATGATGGGTAGCCACGGCCCTGCCTATTGGAAGCGCTACCCCGAGCGATTTGAGACCTTCAAGCCTGTGTGTCGCGAGAGCCAATTCAGTCGGTGCACGCGAGAGGAGATCGTCAACGCCTACGACAACACGATCGTATATTCGGACCACGTGCTCGCCGAACTCATTGGTGTGCTGAGGGCGCAGGCCGATAGCGTCGACGCGGGTATGATCTACATGTCTGACCACGGTGAGAGCCTGGGAGAGAACAACATGTATCTCCACGGTATGCCGTATGCTCTCGCGCCGGAAGCGCAGACGCATGTGCCAATGGTGGTGTGGATGTCTCAGGGTTTGCGCGCACGCACCTCCACCGACCAAGGATGTCTATTGAGTCACAGCTCAAGAAATCTGTCGCACGACAATCTCTTTCATTCCGTTCTTGGTATTCTTGATGTAAAAACGAACATCTATGATTCATCGCTTGATTTGTTCGCGCCATGCCGGCCAGGAACGGTGTTCGGACAGAGGGGTGATGCGGTTCATGGCTCTCTGAACTCGCGTTTTTGA
- a CDS encoding pentapeptide repeat-containing protein: MRRRSVLIPLGLLVIVAGLALAQPSARAVDADHSIDLPWTRTPDFTARQVTTILFKARPGDRPDLSGSDLTYLDLAGLDFKGALLEGSNLYGTDLTGATLKGAELSHARLDRAVLIRADLSGANLTDATILRPTVYSDQTSNLADAPRFSGANLARIRVQADLSGADFRGADLSAARFDPLEARPGQGTLVTQPSNILKSCDFSGARAREADFTRAIMTFSRFTGADLTGAHFADADLSMVDFSGSDLTDADLTGADLYGAVLAGAKGLETVKGLDKAINLDKARR; encoded by the coding sequence ATGCGTCGGCGCTCGGTTTTGATACCGTTGGGGCTACTGGTGATAGTGGCAGGGCTCGCCCTGGCGCAACCCTCAGCGCGTGCAGTCGATGCAGACCACTCCATAGACCTGCCGTGGACGCGAACGCCGGATTTTACCGCCAGGCAGGTCACGACCATTCTGTTCAAGGCCCGCCCTGGCGACCGGCCAGATTTATCGGGTAGCGATCTCACATATCTTGATTTGGCCGGACTGGACTTCAAAGGGGCGCTGCTGGAGGGCTCCAACCTTTACGGCACGGATCTGACGGGGGCGACGCTCAAAGGTGCGGAGCTGTCACATGCAAGGCTTGATCGTGCGGTGCTGATCCGCGCCGATCTATCCGGAGCTAATCTAACGGATGCCACTATTCTGCGCCCGACGGTTTATTCCGATCAGACAAGCAATCTTGCCGATGCGCCGCGCTTCTCGGGTGCCAATCTCGCGCGCATTCGAGTGCAGGCTGATCTGTCAGGCGCGGATTTCCGCGGTGCAGACCTTTCCGCGGCGCGCTTCGATCCACTGGAGGCGCGACCCGGACAGGGCACCTTGGTCACTCAGCCCAGCAATATCTTGAAGTCGTGCGATTTCTCGGGAGCGCGCGCCAGGGAGGCCGATTTCACGCGCGCTATCATGACGTTTTCAAGGTTCACCGGTGCCGATCTGACCGGCGCGCATTTTGCCGACGCCGATTTGTCGATGGTGGACTTTTCCGGTTCCGATCTGACGGATGCGGATCTGACCGGGGCCGATCTTTACGGCGCGGTGCTCGCTGGGGCGAAAGGCTTGGAGACGGTCAAGGGTTTGGACAAAGCCATCAACCTCGACAAAGCGCGCCGCTGA
- a CDS encoding agmatine deiminase family protein has protein sequence MNTKLPAYDVIVPAEWAPQKAIWTAWPADADEWNGDLSAPRADVAGLVKALHAAGNKVRVLVNGAEAESTATAALGEAAELVCAKYGDIWLRDTGPIFARSGPGDAVALRFATNSWGGKYDLPDDATVGDDVARVSDTPVRRFNFVLEGGAVDQDGEGTILTTRQTLLNPNRNGWTKEQAEVALTEAFGARKIIWIDEGLKNDHTDGHIDNIARFVAPGRVVCQAPAGPDDPNAETLNAIAAALEGATDAAGRKLDVVRIPGVGLYRNPAGEISPASHMNFIIANGVVVVPVYGTPTQAAALEALRTVFPGRKVVGVSSRGLLGSGEAGGGSFHCITQQEPV, from the coding sequence TTGAACACCAAACTGCCCGCATATGACGTAATCGTTCCTGCCGAATGGGCGCCGCAAAAGGCAATCTGGACCGCTTGGCCGGCCGATGCTGACGAGTGGAACGGCGACCTTTCCGCGCCGCGCGCGGACGTGGCCGGTCTAGTCAAGGCGCTTCACGCAGCTGGCAACAAGGTGCGCGTTCTGGTCAACGGCGCGGAGGCCGAAAGCACGGCAACTGCTGCGCTAGGTGAGGCGGCGGAGCTGGTTTGCGCCAAGTACGGCGACATCTGGTTGCGTGACACGGGCCCCATTTTTGCGCGTAGCGGACCGGGGGACGCGGTGGCGCTGCGCTTTGCGACGAACAGCTGGGGCGGAAAATACGATCTGCCGGATGACGCCACCGTTGGTGATGACGTTGCGCGCGTTTCCGACACGCCCGTGCGCCGCTTCAATTTTGTGCTTGAAGGCGGTGCGGTCGATCAGGACGGCGAAGGGACCATCCTCACCACCCGCCAGACGCTACTCAATCCAAACCGGAACGGCTGGACAAAGGAGCAGGCGGAAGTCGCGCTCACCGAGGCATTTGGCGCCCGCAAGATCATTTGGATCGACGAAGGCCTGAAGAACGACCACACAGACGGCCACATCGATAATATTGCTCGCTTCGTGGCACCAGGCCGGGTCGTATGCCAGGCTCCGGCTGGACCCGATGATCCCAATGCCGAGACGTTGAATGCGATTGCCGCGGCGCTCGAAGGGGCGACCGACGCGGCCGGGCGCAAGCTCGATGTCGTGCGTATTCCGGGCGTCGGCCTCTATCGCAATCCGGCCGGAGAGATCTCGCCGGCATCGCACATGAATTTCATCATCGCCAATGGCGTCGTCGTTGTGCCGGTCTACGGCACGCCAACCCAGGCCGCCGCGCTGGAGGCGCTGCGCACCGTGTTTCCCGGTCGCAAAGTTGTTGGTGTGTCGTCGCGCGGGCTGCTTGGCTCGGGTGAGGCGGGCGGCGGTTCATTCCATTGCATCACGCAGCAGGAGCCCGTCTGA
- a CDS encoding 3-keto-5-aminohexanoate cleavage protein, with protein MAKPKKVIITCAVTGSIHTPSMSPHLPVTAHEIADAAIGAAEAGAAIVHLHARNPQDGRPDQSPEAFAPFLQVIKQRANVVVNITTGGAPTMSIEERVKPAATFKPEIASLNMGTMNFGLFPMLARQKEFKYDWEKPYLESSRAGFFKNTFADIEYILTTCAANATRFEIECYDIGHLYTLAHFADRGVVKPPFFVQSVFGILGGIAGHPEDVAHMKRTADRLFGNDYHWSVLGAGANQMRIAAAAAAMGGNVRVGLEDSLWAGPGRLATSNAEQVKIVRGILEGMGLAVASPEDAREILQLKGGDQVAF; from the coding sequence ATGGCAAAGCCGAAAAAGGTCATCATCACCTGCGCCGTGACGGGGTCGATTCATACGCCTTCGATGTCGCCGCATCTGCCGGTCACGGCACATGAGATCGCCGATGCAGCTATTGGAGCGGCCGAGGCCGGCGCAGCGATTGTGCATTTGCACGCGCGCAATCCGCAAGATGGAAGGCCCGACCAGAGCCCGGAGGCCTTCGCGCCGTTCCTTCAGGTCATCAAGCAGCGCGCCAATGTAGTGGTCAACATTACCACCGGAGGTGCGCCGACCATGAGCATCGAGGAGCGGGTAAAGCCAGCCGCCACCTTCAAGCCGGAGATCGCCTCCCTCAACATGGGCACGATGAATTTCGGCCTGTTTCCAATGCTGGCGCGCCAAAAGGAGTTCAAATACGACTGGGAGAAGCCGTATCTCGAAAGCTCGCGTGCGGGCTTCTTCAAGAATACGTTTGCCGACATCGAGTACATACTCACGACTTGCGCGGCCAACGCCACCCGTTTCGAGATCGAGTGCTACGACATCGGCCATCTTTATACACTGGCACACTTTGCCGACCGGGGCGTCGTCAAGCCTCCATTTTTTGTGCAGTCTGTGTTTGGCATTCTCGGCGGCATTGCGGGACATCCAGAGGATGTCGCTCACATGAAGCGCACTGCCGACCGCTTGTTCGGCAACGATTACCATTGGAGCGTTCTCGGCGCGGGAGCCAACCAAATGCGCATTGCAGCAGCCGCAGCCGCGATGGGCGGCAACGTGCGCGTGGGCCTTGAAGACAGCCTGTGGGCAGGACCGGGCCGGCTTGCGACATCCAACGCGGAACAAGTGAAAATCGTTCGCGGCATTCTGGAGGGCATGGGCCTTGCCGTCGCCTCGCCGGAAGACGCTCGCGAGATTCTTCAGCTCAAGGGCGGCGATCAGGTCGCGTTCTAG
- the rsmH gene encoding 16S rRNA (cytosine(1402)-N(4))-methyltransferase RsmH — protein MTRPRSSRVVSGATERDSRRHIPVLLSEVIESLAPKDGDLIIDGTFGAGGYTSAILDAADCRVLALDRDPRAVRDGAALIARYEGRLTLVEAPFSEMADIAAETFGAGLSQPGGPLVDAVVLDIGVSSMQLDEAERGFSFQNDGPLDMRMSAQGESAADFLNSADEEDIANVIYVYGEERRSRAIARAIVRERAQKPFSRTLELADTVLRVFHGRKVDGRHPATRTFQALRIYVNDELGELARALSAAESILKPEGRLAVVTFHSLEDRIVKKFFAARTGKEIGVSRHLPVQSIKSELPSFRFLNSRPLTPSKGELDLNPRARSARLRWAIRTGEPTHALDLAALEVPSPAG, from the coding sequence ATGACGCGGCCCAGGTCGTCCAGGGTAGTGTCAGGCGCCACTGAGAGGGATAGTCGGCGCCATATCCCCGTGTTGCTCTCGGAAGTCATCGAGAGCCTCGCCCCCAAAGACGGCGACCTTATCATAGACGGGACTTTTGGCGCCGGCGGATATACATCGGCCATTCTGGACGCCGCGGACTGCCGCGTTCTGGCGCTTGATCGCGATCCGCGTGCGGTTCGTGACGGCGCTGCGCTTATTGCACGTTACGAAGGCCGTCTCACGCTCGTCGAAGCGCCGTTCAGTGAGATGGCAGACATCGCTGCCGAAACCTTCGGCGCGGGTTTAAGCCAACCGGGTGGACCGCTGGTCGACGCAGTCGTGCTCGACATCGGCGTTTCGTCCATGCAGCTCGATGAGGCCGAGCGCGGCTTCTCCTTCCAGAATGATGGACCGCTCGATATGCGCATGAGTGCGCAAGGCGAGAGTGCTGCCGACTTTCTCAACAGCGCCGATGAAGAAGACATCGCCAATGTCATCTACGTTTACGGCGAGGAGCGCCGTTCGCGCGCTATTGCGCGTGCGATCGTGAGGGAGCGAGCGCAAAAGCCCTTCAGCCGGACTCTGGAACTGGCCGATACAGTGCTGCGGGTTTTCCACGGCCGTAAGGTCGATGGCAGGCATCCCGCGACCCGTACGTTTCAGGCTCTGCGGATCTATGTGAACGACGAGCTGGGAGAGTTGGCCCGCGCGCTATCGGCAGCCGAATCGATCCTGAAGCCCGAAGGGCGGCTGGCGGTGGTGACCTTCCACTCGCTGGAGGATCGCATCGTTAAGAAATTTTTTGCGGCCCGAACGGGCAAGGAAATCGGCGTTTCGCGCCATTTACCGGTGCAATCGATAAAATCCGAGCTTCCGAGTTTTCGCTTTCTTAACTCTCGCCCGTTAACACCTTCTAAAGGTGAATTGGATCTGAACCCGCGTGCCCGCTCGGCACGGTTGCGGTGGGCGATCCGAACCGGCGAACCGACTCACGCGCTCGATCTCGCCGCGCTCGAGGTGCCCTCGCCGGCCGGCTGA
- a CDS encoding DNA starvation/stationary phase protection protein, whose translation MADLATPTDLKKRDVKQVAETLNGLVADAFALYLKTKNFHWHVSGPNFRDYHLLLDEQATQIFASIDPLAERVRKLGEKTVRSLSEVERLSSIKGNESNFVPPSEMINELLADNRTMAEAMRKAHKVCDDADDVGSAALLEVYIDETERRIWFLFETARTAEQSGH comes from the coding sequence ATGGCAGATCTTGCAACGCCGACCGACCTCAAGAAGCGCGACGTCAAGCAGGTTGCCGAAACACTCAACGGCCTAGTCGCTGATGCGTTCGCTCTCTACCTCAAGACAAAGAATTTCCATTGGCATGTCAGCGGACCGAATTTCCGCGACTACCATTTACTGCTCGACGAACAGGCAACACAGATTTTCGCATCTATCGATCCACTGGCCGAACGGGTCCGCAAGCTCGGCGAAAAGACAGTGCGTTCGCTAAGCGAAGTGGAGCGGCTTTCGAGCATCAAGGGCAATGAATCGAACTTCGTCCCGCCGAGCGAAATGATCAACGAGTTGCTTGCCGACAACCGCACGATGGCCGAAGCCATGCGCAAGGCTCACAAAGTTTGTGACGATGCCGACGACGTTGGCAGCGCCGCCTTGCTTGAAGTTTATATCGACGAGACCGAACGGCGGATCTGGTTCCTATTCGAGACGGCTCGCACGGCCGAGCAGTCCGGACATTGA
- a CDS encoding cell division protein FtsL has product MRVLNFAAFFLALSSAFLLYSLSYDTRRLEARVQEKEQIARRARSDIAVLKAEKGHLSRPERIDPYARALGLVPPRADQVSPSARASLGNEIGESR; this is encoded by the coding sequence ATGCGCGTACTCAACTTCGCGGCTTTTTTTTTGGCTCTCTCCAGCGCCTTTCTTCTCTATAGCCTGAGCTACGATACGCGCCGGCTGGAAGCGCGGGTGCAGGAGAAGGAGCAGATTGCGCGTCGCGCACGCAGCGACATCGCTGTGCTCAAGGCGGAAAAAGGTCATTTGAGCCGTCCGGAGCGCATCGATCCCTACGCGCGTGCTCTGGGGTTGGTGCCGCCGCGCGCCGATCAGGTTTCTCCTTCCGCGCGCGCCAGCCTCGGCAATGAAATCGGGGAAAGCCGCTGA
- the mraZ gene encoding division/cell wall cluster transcriptional repressor MraZ, translating into MDRFVSTYTNKIDAKGRVSIPAPFRAVLERDGYAGGIYCYPSLDAPALDAGGERLANKIDGLLSGLPDYSDERDELSVALYGDVQVLSIDGDGRIVLPEALRRHAGLDGQVTFVGLGDKFQMWEPGAFEKRRALARSKVQSTRKLFGAGSRRTQGDDGDEGARG; encoded by the coding sequence ATGGACCGCTTTGTCTCGACATACACCAACAAGATCGACGCCAAGGGACGGGTCTCCATTCCAGCGCCATTCCGCGCCGTGCTCGAGCGCGACGGCTATGCCGGCGGCATCTACTGCTACCCCTCGCTCGACGCTCCGGCTCTCGATGCAGGCGGCGAAAGACTTGCGAACAAAATCGATGGGCTTCTCTCGGGCTTGCCGGACTATTCGGACGAGCGAGACGAACTCTCTGTCGCGCTCTACGGCGACGTCCAGGTCCTCAGCATCGATGGGGACGGCCGCATCGTCCTTCCTGAAGCGCTTCGCCGCCACGCGGGGCTCGACGGTCAAGTTACTTTTGTCGGTCTTGGCGACAAGTTTCAAATGTGGGAACCGGGCGCCTTTGAAAAGCGCCGCGCGCTCGCCCGCAGCAAAGTGCAATCCACTCGCAAACTTTTTGGCGCGGGGAGCCGTCGCACGCAAGGCGACGACGGTGACGAGGGAGCACGGGGATGA
- a CDS encoding DUF3280 domain-containing protein: MNVPGKAAVLFVLYALLAWGSAASAAPQAAAGVEPPRVAFLGVVLQNDNEGFEPTTDAERTRMKALETQFKTSLASAGVATFANLPDQMRKKIAKGQTIGECHGCELDYARQLDASEVAWIKVQKVSNLILNMNVYIGDARTGKFIFAHSVDIRGNTDESWRRSLKYLLDNYLLPQLTG; encoded by the coding sequence ATGAATGTGCCCGGAAAAGCTGCAGTTTTGTTCGTGCTGTATGCCCTGCTTGCCTGGGGTTCGGCCGCTTCGGCGGCACCTCAGGCGGCAGCGGGCGTAGAACCGCCTCGCGTGGCGTTTCTTGGCGTTGTCCTTCAGAACGATAACGAGGGCTTTGAGCCCACGACCGACGCTGAGCGCACGCGCATGAAGGCGCTAGAAACGCAGTTCAAGACGTCATTGGCATCGGCTGGCGTCGCGACATTCGCTAACCTCCCAGACCAAATGCGCAAGAAAATCGCAAAGGGGCAGACCATCGGCGAATGCCACGGGTGCGAACTGGATTACGCGCGTCAACTTGATGCGTCGGAAGTTGCCTGGATCAAGGTGCAAAAGGTGTCAAACCTGATCCTCAACATGAACGTTTACATCGGTGACGCTCGAACCGGAAAATTCATCTTCGCGCACAGCGTCGACATCCGCGGTAATACGGATGAGAGTTGGCGGCGTAGCCTCAAATATCTGCTCGATAACTACTTGCTGCCGCAGCTGACCGGATAA